In Setaria italica strain Yugu1 chromosome I, Setaria_italica_v2.0, whole genome shotgun sequence, the genomic window CATGCTCCAAATATGAAGTATGACTGTCTGTAAAGCCTTACATTTTTCTTAAGGCAACCACAATTGTATATGTATAAGTGATTGTCAGTGTGTTCATTTTGAGTTAGAAAATACAGTATCCAAATGTCAGATATGGATGAGTCTTCACATCAAACGGCCAGCGTAGCATGCTCGTGGATATTTTTGCTGCAGCTGGGGCCACTGCACGAAGAACTGGTCAGTTATCCGTAGCTTGTAAAACAGTAAACCGCTCAACGAAAGCTTCTTCACTCTTGCAATGCTTTCAATGTAGAAAATGGAGGACCATCCCAAACCAAGCACCTAAAGAAAGACAGCGATCCAAAACTAGTTAGATACTAGAAAGTATGGCATCGACTTGAAATTTGGGATGAAGAAATTAGCCTCCAAGGTGATGTTCTATAAGGCTAACAAAAATTTGGGATAGATAAATTAGTAGTTATCATCAGATTGATGGCAATATTAACCTCcaagcaggggcggatccagggcccgggctgcccgggctgcagcccggggcgagaccatggagtccctttaacctatatgctgtttagcctaacaaaatgaggtttaggagacaaaattaaactattttaggtgtgattcaacagctcagcccggggcgcagccccgttctggatccgcccctgcctcCAAGGTGATGTTCTATAAGGCTAACAAAAATAAAGGTCGAAGTCTTATATGGCATCAAATAAGCGAGTATAGAAGCTATGGACTATGGTGTCAGGGCTACCTTCAGAAGGAAGGCCGAGACACATAGAGGAAAGCATGTCCCTGGACCATTGCAAAATATCTGCAGGAGTATCACAAAAGTTAAGTATTCTGAGCTCATGCTGCAAATAGTTGATATAATTTGAACAGCTACACACCACTTGTGGTCTGATTCTTATTACTAGCCACATAGCATGCAATGTGGCTAGCAATGTTGTCGCGATGGAGGTAATGTAGGATTGGCCTACTTCACGACTACGATATATCTGCATGAAATGGGTAGTCTCGGCGGTCTTCTTTCCGCCACTCTGAAGAGGCATTAAATATAATCATATTCCAGATAGTAGCTAGTTTAGAAAGTTCCCAGCATATGTTTAGTTCAATGCAACATGATACTTGAACTCCACCTGAATCAGTGATTGTTCATAGACCTCTGCTTTTTGAATACTCATGTTGTCAGTAAGTGCAGCCACATAGTACCTTGGTGTGAACCTATCCTTCTGAAGCGTTTTTACAATATCCATCATTTCTGCTGTATGCCCTCCTAAGAACCAATTCACAAAATAGTTCATGTTTCATCATGCTACAGATCTTACAGCTTAGACACTTGATTACTCAAAGAACATATGCAGCTCGACTTCGAACAGGATAATGATCTGGAAAAAACTGTTCCAAGCTTCGATTCAGGTACAAGTAGGAGATGGCAACTTAGCGTTATTTTGGGTCGATAACTGGATGGGTCAGGCCTCGCCGTGTACCTTGGCTCCGGAATTGTGCAACTTGATCAGGTCACGAATCAAGAATCGACGGACAGTAGCGCAGGGGATGCACCAAAAGCAATGGATTCATGATATTGTCGGACACCTAACCGTAACTGCGTTAACTGAATACGTCACCTTATGGCATCACTTACAGCAGGTTCAGTTAACGCCCGGGGTCGAAGATTTGGTGACTTGGAAATGGGATATCTCTGGTTCTTACTCCTCTAAATCGGTATGCAAGTTCTTCTACAACACCTCCGTCAAGTTTGCCGCAGCGGAACCGATTTGGAAGGCTTGGGCACCATTGAAGGTGAAGGTATTCATGTGGTTAGCTGTCAAGAATCGGCTCTGGACAGCTGCTAGGAGGCAGAGGCGAGGATTGCAAGATCATGCGCGTTGTGGCCTGTGTGACCAGGAATCAGAGACTGCAGATCACCTCTTCTCCAGGTGCCCATTCTCTATGCATGTGTGGCATCGAGTCAGTGCAGTACTGAACCTGCACAACGCCATCCCAGCAAAtgaagtcggactgctagactGGTGGCTCAGCAAGAGAAGCGGTGTCCATTCCGAGCAAATGAAAGGCTTCGATTCAGCGTTTATGCTTGTTTCATGGAAAATATGGAAGGAACACAATGAAAGGGTGTTTGCAAGATCGCCACCAAAGGATGCCTCACAACTGCTGCAGGAGATCATTCAGGAAGGGCAACTCTGGTGCGCCTCTGGTGCAAAACACCTAGCTGCCATAGGCTGGCCGATACCATCAGGTGTTTTAGATCAGCATTTCTGATTTCGGCCTTTCTGTGCCATTTGTGTTGTCGTTGCGGTAGTGTAATGTAAGCTAAAACATGCCTAaacccgtgtgcgtgcgcccggaTAGACCCGCGATGTACaaaacttttttcttcttaatacaaagatacgcagctctcctgcgtattcacgAAAAAAAAGATTACTCAAAGAAGCCACCAAATATTCTTCCAAGAGTGTGCGCAAGAGTCCAGTATAATAGTAATAATGCTAGAGATGTGCTACTTGAAAATCATCCAATGTGTCAAAACAGAACAGAATTtccaaatggaaaaaaaagaactgagCATAAATAGTAACATATATAAGACTGCTTTGTAATTGGAAATCAGAAAATGTTAGAGATCCTGACAGTTTTAGTACTACTATTAAACAAGTGAATACGTGTTAAATAAGGCACGAATGAATATGTAACTAGGACAGgtcttttgaaaaaaagaatatGTGACTAGGACAAGACATTGTGACACTAGCAAATTGGCAACTAAGATTTCATTTGTACATGAACAAAAAAACTAAAGGAAGTCAATCAAAGTGCAAACAGATTAAAAAAAGGAATGCGCGCTGCTTAGAATTTGCTGGAGCTGATAAAAGTCAAAGCTACAAAAGGGGGACTCAAAACTCAGTTCAGGGTCATGAAAGTTGCAGGAGGAGCATGAATTTTAAAAAACTTGCAGAAGGAGCATGGTGATTCCTAGAGTTGTAATAAACATCATATATATAAGCATTACATATAACATTTGTCATTACACTAATACGTTTATAAATCAGGCAGAAACCTGATTGTTCAGTTAAATGCGGGCATAACGGGTCAGTGTCAAAAAGGACTAATCTCCGGTGTGGGTTTGATGGCCTGGGCGCCTAAAGCCACTAAACATCATTTTAATTTATAATGGCACAAAACATCAGCATACCATACAGGTCATAAAACAATTTGGTAAGAAATGAATCATAAATGTAGAACCACTGAAAGTTCAAAAGTTGACCGAACAACTCAaattaagggtctgtttggcagagctccatgTAGCTCCGGATCCTCAAAAACAGCAGCTCTACCACATAGCAGCTCCAGCGTGGATTTAGGCCctatttggcatggctccaactccgagtggagctgctccactccagaactccacatggagccagctccgctccaaaactccataactaaaatgggatgtttggctagatgggtgctctcagctccaaaaaagatcgatttcagtgtggattgccattgttgcccccaattaagaccccacttgtcatcctctctatcccatcttcttctttcccTTTCAATATGCCAACGGGTTGTGTGTATTTTACATCCATCCATCCCCTTTCAATATCCCAACATATGCTGTAAATGAATGGATGAACATGGTTAGGAGGAGTGAAACTCAAAAGACTTTTGCAAATGTTTCCCTTGGTCTGTCAAAATCTTCCACTTTCAATATGCCAACGGGCGGCACggtgggcggcgggctgggcggcggggctgggcggcgagcggcggggctgggcagcgggcggcggggtgggcggtgacgggggcagcgacgggcggcaacaggcggcgacgggcgacgggcgtgacgcggggcggcgacgggcgacgggcgcgacgcggggcggtgacgggcggcgacgggcgcggtgctgggcggcgacgggcgacgggcgcggcgcggggcggcgggtggcgacgggcgacgggcgcggcgcggggcggccacggcgacgggcgctgGGCGGGCGACTGGCCTTGACGATGGGGAACAATAGAATGGAACGAAACGTTTTTtttccataaccagtggcattggtgggtaattatccaccaactccacgaggaggttcaaaagagaggtttctggagcagcaaaagaggtgctccaaaactccacctccatttgcactacagctccatggagttggcaactccatggagttttggagttggggtgtttggctgaattttttgatggagttgctggagtttaagagtggagccgtgccaaacagggccagACAACAACTGTAGATCCAGAAAAAATGGAGCTGCCAAACAACCCTAGATCCAGAAAAAATGTTTAGGAGCCAAACATGGAGTTTAGGAGCTGGAGTTTTTACTCTCACCATGGAGCTGAGAAAAAATGTTTGGCTGAGACAACAACTCTAGATCCAGAAACAGAGTTTTTGGTTGGATTGTCCACTAATGACCTtggtgttttccttttttttctcattttttttcttcacgtGGTGTTTTCCTGTTACAGAGGATCTAACCTACCGGGGTGCTTGGCTGCTTGCTATGATTTCTACATAGTACTCGTGCTACACTCTTGATGTAACAAAGGAAAAATCATGCTGAAACACGTCGGCCGGTTGCCTTCTTCATCCTGAATGCACCAGCACGCGACCTTGCAGACCCTCTCGAGCTCCTCCACGTAGGCATCTCCGGCTAGCTTCTCGTCCAGTAGGCCGACCACGTCGCCCGCGTGCAGCTTGACCGCGGCGTGCACCAGGAAGTACACGACGGAGAGGCCCCCCTCCTCCAAGCTTCCCCATGAAATCCCGCGTCGCCGCTTTGACGGCCTGGTAGTCGAACAGCAGCAGGCGGTGGCGCCTCCGAGGTCGCGACACGAGGTGAAGCACGGCCCCCGCAACGCCTTGGTCGCCTTGATCGTTTGCAGGAGTCACCTCAGGTTCACGAGCTCGCCGTTCCACACAGAGCACTTGGCTCCGGCGTAGAGGTTCGCGGTGCACGAGCAGTCTCGCTAGCAAGCGACCGCGCACGTCT contains:
- the LOC101786627 gene encoding UDP-N-acetylglucosamine transferase subunit ALG14 homolog; translation: MMDIVKTLQKDRFTPRYYVAALTDNMSIQKAEVYEQSLIQSGGKKTAETTHFMQIYRSREVGQSYITSIATTLLATLHAMWLVIRIRPQVIFCNGPGTCFPLCVSAFLLKVLGLGWSSIFYIESIARVKKLSLSGLLFYKLRITDQFFVQWPQLQQKYPRACYAGRLM